From the genome of Anopheles merus strain MAF chromosome X, AmerM5.1, whole genome shotgun sequence, one region includes:
- the LOC121589538 gene encoding serine/threonine-protein kinase Smg1: protein MGGKGDTKPSQQQCAAKRRTKKKPATDQQRQPKTIPSGGGGSGLVRASSGDRQEQEMSAGGGGGGGKRYQTARTQAASQRRVRRLASDGPAGPDGGGGGAVPHELAANVPADMRISKLLRRLVGETSGGPLFAELCDRLELVILDPSNASYVRKSFDLLAHTVAQILEGGLRECQDRVAQLFGMLLHVLVGGAGPDCGTVLRGWTDRYLNQSKRIRRPALVALRQLVVLDRPERGLEPVADWLVGYLQQILEQTDVLDVFLLVTDVMVRLADGYGHAFAPHFSDIVDIVVGWQLESTQPTAVKLHCARVLLAFRPFWCEQRDVTFNLLEQFSEDIDGHCGDVEYADRAQADDANRLFGALLTAFNSVFKCLQDAAGDGTFLLQPDELARFDCCCCTIVAIVVRLLEAPPTGLAVAAICEFIMLKLMLPATTLTPLGEDELLEIVGRLVQHGSGYSDEQIGAVLHLLLRYADAGGNTERQHARALALRPLIFAESGPFYAFRYRQSAAVKRALLLLYHRMLTLKHAEVLQGAYRSILADIDDALGRLRAVGNRTPSPGTLVRLQYRIQFNLLLLSPLAMARSSIFITWTLREDPVLHVLLERLAPADGRLWDRRTHAPLHYAVLLTAFHHCSANNHFISSSGLLRPAGRTVVERFRRDTSDTDAPPESPTADHFGLVLRFLGTILRQWGARQQSGGRLYGAVRGTELLPLLLDWCVAIVTQTTRYHDVLHDCDDFNQLLVHVGTVAVERGSESETIGLRCADCLDAACRFASLHPSAYQAIAEACCVHLCSVYGSLRTRYTVIFSKLPLRHSLRQVNEFTGVNRRRWEQIGELKNGLYHQGGYALQHSATLRMADLRTLFNRIAFSRDGSEYAGGYLHELLTRSFNQPSRYGEMALRDLRCLIPWAQWEAAQLCVNQKLRTPFGKPQSTFLRIESIVKQCARILALTDRFPVRDIRTSIANQRHARILLGFLEALEKSIYNAAEGTAYALPAPEKPARTFFRVNQSTCAEWFTRIRTAVDLVALHCMEPEMVIRYSEAVLRELVAAGKTGDPIFEHMLMSLVWALVRNWESDALYGVYVWSKRLTGRKYSWIRMAAEEASGHRETAASGFRSILADPGSAGMDRHIRDFIVDQTILSLLFTGDYRQLYEFLLAEESSGTPRATIPLITVTAAQIRSIIRYEETHDVSVIDISQWELVDVGTNIPNDFSCHKAICAVENSLSGIILQEQIEQRQRMIDASTELIQCYLQECLLTRCREYLFQLTITNHILYKIAQRIRAPDATAAAGEPAGATTAAADGSGGLGSLNVEKFYGTLTLMRLLAWSEFLLADADAGEQQQNIDLRLDMVSIGRKEKNYALCRRELEKYYHKSNLIGRLGAAGAEPPKQQRLTLEQVAAALTARSAGAAVWDENLSRAVYEHCKWLHCQPGKRLEAINFAACATAAIDGVLRERRGTEPRLAERVGRFLLTISDWMAGEAGEPTANELASVRRLGQLLPAVGAKPLAADHAHMFRASDRLIGTLLQGAVDRCPSLAKAWFALGSWLYRWGKRLVEHSAADGSPSSSPVRISVDQVAGIVAGPAVSLADCERIVEILNEHEPARMVAGPDGGEGDEPDELELDSSTTIGSIGLLDALHRAMPGLERNVPPDRLHAIIDIWRSNHRAVYGHYEAAAEAYFRFLQLSSGRNEAVEEEGVDSERARSVTVTLRLLRLIVKHALGLKEVLEEGLATTPSEPWRVITPQLFSRLAHHEPYVRRRVSELLCRVAKDAPHLIIFPAVVGSVQEEPSQLAVVDVLRDGVEEVSNRLEGEGESAQSAQDGGAGLSFCFNALLDILSREIPDTVKQVQTLVHELRRISLLWEELWVVSLQQIYADYTKRIPTFEAEYRRLYASGQLTDQRRALLAEKHRLLLRPLLFVLEQLYGITSRPAETNHERHFQERYHRYIRNMLAKLREPADFSRPIEGWNRFRTLYAQLQQRSQKRFSFFLRLADVSPNLLRLSNTAIAMPGIDTTLAGSRQPILIRTVDNNIQILPTKTRPKKLTFCGNDGRRFGYLSKGLEDLHLDERIMQFLSIANLMMTKSIDCNGNVTHYRAEHYSVIPLGPRSGLITWVDHTVPIFSLYKKWQQREALQKKEGKGAGSSATLRPSELFYNKLTPLLQSHGLKANASRREWPLPVLKQVLAELQQETPRDLLAKELWCHSATASSWRQVIRSYSLSLAVMSVIGYIIGLGDRHLDNVLVKLATGEIVHIDYNVCFEKGKTLRVPEKVPFRMTPNLEEALGMTGIEKVNAKCQRLEC from the exons atgggagggaaaggagacACAAAACCGTCACAGCAGCAGTGCGCGGCGAAGCGGCGCACCAAGAAGAAGCCAGCAACCGACCAGCAACGG CAACCCAAAACGATCCCTTCTGGCGGCGGTGGCTCGGGGCTGGTCCGCGCGTCGTCCGGCGACCGCCAGGAGCAGGAAATGTCGGCCGGTGGCGGTGGAGGCGGCGGCAAGCGCTACCAGACCGCCCGCACCCAGGCGGCCTCCCAGCGGCGGGTGCGCCGGCTGGCCTCGGATGGCCCCGCCGGCCCggacggtggcggtggcggtgcggTGCCGCACGAGCTAGCAGCGAACGTGCCGGCGGACATGCGCATCTCGAAGCTGCTGCGCCGGCTGGTGGGCGAAACGAGCGGCGGCCCCCTGTTTGCGGAGCTGTGCGACCGGCTGGAGCTAGTCATACTCGACCCGTCCAACGCGTCCTACGTGCGCAAATCGTTCGACCTGCTGGCGCACACGGTCGCGCAGATACTGGAGGGCGGGCTGCGCGAGTGCCAGGACCGGGTGGCGCAGCTGTTCGGCATGCTGCTGCACGTGCTGGTCGGGGGCGCTGGGCCCGACTGTGGCACGGTGCTGCGCGGCTGGACCGACCGCTACCTGAACCAGTCGAAGCGCATCCGGCGGCCGGCGCTGGTCGCGCTCCGGcagctggtggtgctggatCGGCCGGAGCGGGGGCTGGAACCGGTCGCCGACTGGCTGGTCGGCTACCTGCAGCAGATACTCGAGCAGACGGACGTGCTGGACGTGTTTCTGCTCGTGACGGACGTGATGGTGCGGCTGGCGGACGGGTACGGGCACGCGTTCGCGCCCCATTTCAGCGACATCGTGGACATTGTGGTCGGCTGGCAGCTGGAGAGCACGCAGCCGACCGCGGTGAAGCTGCACTGCGCGCGCGTGCTGCTCGCCTTTCGTCCGTTTTGGTGCGAGCAGCGTGACGTCACGTTTAACCTGCTGGAGCAGTTTAGTGAGGATATCGATGGGCACTGCGGCGACGTAGAGTACGCGGACCGGGCGCAGGCGGACGACGCGAACCGGCTGTTCGGTGCGCTGCTGACCGCGTTCAACAGCGTGTTCAAGTGCCTGCAGGATGCGGCCGGCGACGGGACCTTCCTGCTGCAGCCGGACGAGCTGGCCCGgttcgactgctgctgctgcacgatcGTGGCGATCGTGGTGCGGCTGCTCGAGGCACCACCGACGGGGCTGGCCGTGGCCGCCATTTGTGAGTTCATCATGCTGAAGCTAATGCTTCCCGCGACCACCCTAACGCCGCTGGGAGAGGACGAGCTGCTGGAGATTGTCGGTCGGTTGGTGCAGCACGGCAGCGGCTACAGCGACGAGCAGATTGGAGCCGTGCTGCACCTGCTGCTGCGGTACGCGGACGCTGGCGGCAACACGGAAAGGCAGCACGCACGCGCCCTCGCGCTCCGGCCGCTGATCTTCGCGGAGAGTGGACCGTTCTACGCGTTTCGCTACCGGCAGAGTGCGGCCGTGAAGCgggccctgctgctgctctaccACCGCATGCTGACGCTCAAGCACGCGGAGGTGCTGCAGGGCGCGTACCGCTCCATCCTGGCCGACATCGACGATGCGCTCGGGAGGCTGCGGGCGGTCGGCAACCGCACCCCGTCCCCCGGGACGCTCGTGCGCCTCCAGTACCGCATCCAGTtcaatctgctgctgctgtcgccgCTCGCCATGGCGCGCAGCTCCATCTTCATCACCTGGACGCTCCGGGAGGATCCGGTGCTGCACGTGCTGCTCGAGCGGCTCGCGCCGGCCGACGGCCGGCTGTGGGATCGGCGCACGCACGCCCCGCTCCACTACGCCGTGCTGCTGACGGCGTTCCACCACTGCAGCGCGAACAACCACTTCATCTCGTCGAGCGGGCTGCTGCGGCCGGCGGGCCGCACCGTGGTGGAGCGGTTCCGGCGCGACACGAGCGACACGGACGCCCCGCCGGAAAGCCCCACCGCGGACCATTTCGGGCTGGTGCTGCGCTTTCTCGGCACGATACTGCGCCAGTGGGGCGCCCGGCAACAGTCGGGCGGCCGGCTGTACGGTGCGGTGCGCGGGACggagctgctgccgctgctgctcgacTGGTGCGTTGCGATCGTGACGCAGACGACGCGGTACCATGATGTGCTGCACGATTGCGACGACTTCAACCAGCTGCTGGTGCACGTCGGGACGGTGGCGGTCGAGCGGGGCAGCGAAAGTGAAACGATCGGGTTGCGCTGTGCGGACTGCCTGGATGCGGCGTGCCGGTTTGCGAGCCTGCACCCGTCGGCGTACCAGGCGATCGCGGAGGCGTGCTGCGTCCATCTCTGCTCGGTGTACGGCAGCCTGCGGACGCGCTACACGGTCATCTTTTCCAAGCTGCCGCTGCGCCACTCGCTGCGCCAGGTGAACGAGTTTACCGGGGTGAACCGGCGCCGCTGGGAGCAGATCGGGGAGCTGAAGAACGGGCTGTACCATCAGGGCGGGTACGCGCTGCAGCATTCCGCCACGCTGCGCATGGCCGATCTGCGCACACTGTTCAACCGGATCGCGTTCAGCAGGGACGGTTCGGAGTACGCCGGGGGCTACCTGCACGAGCTGCTCACCCGCTCGTTCAACCAGCCGTCCCGGTACGGCGAGATGGCGCTGCGCGATCTGCGCTGCCTCATCCCGTGGGCCCAGTGGGAGGCGGCCCAGCTCTGCGTCAACCAGAAGCTGCGCACGCCGTTCGGCAAACCGCAGAGCACGTTCCTGCGCATCGAGTCGATCGTGAAGCAGTGCGCCCGCATACTGGCGCTGACGGACCGGTTCCCGGTGCGCGACATACGCACCTCGATCGCGAACCAGCGGCACGCCCGCATCCTGCTCGGCTTTCTCGAGGCGCTGGAAAAGTCGATCTACAACGCGGCGGAGGGCACGGCGTACGCGCTGCCGGCGCCGGAGAAGCCCGCCCGCACCTTCTTCCGCGTGAACCAGTCGACGTGCGCGGAGTGGTTTACGCGCATCCGCACCGCGGTCGATCTGGTCGCGCTGCACTGCATGGAGCCGGAGATGGTGATACGGTACTCGGAGGCGGTGCTGCGCGAGCTGGTGGCGGCGGGCAAGACGGGCGACCCGATCTTCGAGCACATGCTGATGTCGCTGGTGTGGGCGCTGGTGCGCAACTGGGAGTCGGACGCACTGTACGGCGTGTACGTGTGGAGCAAGCGGCTGACCGGGCGCAAGTACTCGTGGATCCGGATGGCGGCGGAGGAAGCGTCCGGGCATCGGGAGACGGCGGCGAGCGGGTTCCGCAGCATACTGGCCGACCCGGGCAGCGCGGGGATGGACCGGCACATACGCGATTTCATCGTGGACCAGACGATCCTGTCGCTGCTGTTCACCGGCGACTATCGGCAGCTGTACGAGTTTCTGCTGGCGGAGGAAAGCAGCGGGACGCCGCGGGCCACCATCCCGCTGATAACGGTGACGGCCGCCCAGATCCGGTCGATCATACGGTACGAGGAGACGCACGACGTGAGCGTGATCGACATCAGCCAGTGGGAGCTGGTGGACGTCGGCACCAACATCCCGAACGACTTCTCCTGCCACAAGGCGATCTGCGCGGTCGAGAACAGCCTGTCCGGGATCATACTGCAGGAGCAGATCGAGCAGCGCCAGCGCATGATCGACGCGAGCACCGAGCTGATCCAGTGCTACCTGCAGGAGTGCCTGCTGACCCGGTGCCGCGAGTACCTGTTCCAGCTGACCATCACCAACCACATCCTGTACAAGATCGCGCAGCGCATCCGGGCGCCGGACGCAACGGCGGCCGCCGGTGAACCGGCCggtgccaccaccgccgccgcggACGGTAGCGGCGGACTCGGCTCGCTCAATGTGGAGAAGTTTTACGGCACGCTCACGCTGATGCGGCTGCTCGCCTGGTCCGAGTTTCTGCTCGCCGATGCCGACGCGggcgaacagcagcaaaacatcGACCTGCGCCTCGACATGGTGTCGATCGGGCGCAAGGAGAAAAACTACGCCCTGTGCCGCCGGGAGCTCGAGAAGTACTACCACAAATCGAACCTGATCGGGCGACTGGGGGCGGCCGGCGCCGAACCTCCCAAGCAGCAGCGGCTCACGCTCGAGCAGGTGGCGGCCGCGCTGACCGCCCGCAGCGCTGGGGCGGCCGTGTGGGACGAAAACCTGTCCCGGGCGGTGTACGAGCACTGCAAGTGGCTGCACTGCCAGCCGGGCAAGCGGCTGGAGGCGATCAACTTTGCCGCCTGCGCGACGGCCGCCATCGATGGGGTGCTGCGGGAGCGGCGCGGCACGGAGCCGCGGCTAGCCGAGCGCGTTGGCCGCTTCCTGCTCACCATCAGCGACTGGATGGCGGGCGAGGCGGGCGAACCGACGGCGAACGAGCTGGCGAGCGTGCGGCGGCTCGGGCAGCTGCTGCCGGCGGTCGGGGCAAAGCCGCTCGCCGCCGACCACGCGCACATGTTCCGGGCGTCGGACCGGCTGATCGGGACGCTGCTGCAGGGCGCGGTGGACCGGTGTCCGTCGCTCGCGAAAGCCTGGTTCGCCCTCGGGTCGTGGCTGTACCGGTGGGGCAAGCGGCTGGTGGAGCACAGCGCCGCGGACGGTTCGCCTTCGAGTTCGCCTGTGCGTATCAGCGTGGACCAGGTGGCGGGCATCGTGGCCGGGCCGGCCGTTTCCCTTGCCGACTGCGAGCGCATCGTGGAGATACTGAACGAGCACGAGCCGGCCCGAATGGTGGCCGGGCCGGATGGGGGCGAGGGCGACGAACCGGACGAGCTGGAGCTGGACAGCTCGACTACGATCGGGTCGATCGGGCTGCTGGACGCGCTGCACCGCGCGATGCCGGGCCTGGAGCGGAACGTGCCGCCCGACCGGCTGCACGCGATCATCGACATCTGGCGCAGCAACCATCGGGCGGTGTACGGGCACTACGAGGCGGCGGCCGAGGCGTACTTCCGCTTTCTGCAGCTCTCCTCCGGCCGGAACGAggcggtggaggaggagggcgTGGACAGCGAGCGGGCCCGGTCGGTCACCGTCacgctgcggctgctgcgccTGATCGTGAAGCACGCGCTCGGGCTGAAGGAGGTGCTCGAGGAGGGCCTGGCGACGACGCCGAGCGAACCGTGGCGCGTCATCACGCCGCAGCTCTTCTCCCGCCTGGCGCACCACGAGCCGTACGTGCGGCGGCGCGTCTCCGAGCTGCTGTGCCGGGTGGCGAAGGATGCCCCGCACCTCATCATCTTCCCGGCGGTGGTCGGCTCGGTGCAGGAGGAGCCGAGCCAGCTGGCCGTGGTGGACGTGCTGCGTGACGGCGTGGAGGAAGTTTCCAACCGGCTGGAAGGGGAGGGCGAGAGCGCGCAGTCGGCGCAGGACGGTGGGGCCGGGCTGAGCTTTTGCTTCAACGCGCTGCTCGACATACTGTCGCGCGAAATCCCCGACACGGTCAAGCAGGTGCAGACGCTCGTGCACGAGCTGCGCCGCATCTCGCTGCTGTGGGAGGAGCTGTGGGTGGTGTCGCTGCAGCAGATCTACGCCGACTACACCAAGCGCATACCGACGTTCGAGGCGGAGTACCGGCGCCTCTACGCGTCCGGCCAGCTTACCGACCAGCGGCGAGCCCTGCTCGCCGAAAAGCATCGCCTGCTGCTCCGGCCGCTCCTGTTCGTGCTGGAGCAGCTGTACGGCATAACGTCGCGCCCGGCCGAAACCAATCACGAGCGCCACTTCCAGGAGCGCTACCACCGGTACATCCGCAACATGCTCGCCAAGCTGCGCGAGCCGGCCGACTTCAGCCGGCCGATCGAGGGCTGGAACCGGTTCCGCACGCTCTAcgcccagctgcagcagcgcaGCCAGAAGCGCTTCTCCTTCTTCCTGCGGCTGGCCGACGTCAGCCCGAACCTGCTGCGCCTGTCCAACACGGCGATCGCGATGCCCGGCATCGACACGACGCTCGCCGGCAGCCGGCAGCCGATCCTGATCCGCACCGTCGACAACAACATCCAGATACTGCCGACCAAGACGCGCCCGAAAAAGCTCACCTTCTGCGGGAACGACGGGCGCCGGTTCGGCTACCTGTCCAAGGGCCTGGAGGATCTGCACCTGGACGAGCGCATCATGCAGTTCCTGTCGATCGCGAACCTGATGATGACGAAATCGATCGACTGCAATGGCAACGTGACGCACTACCGGGCGGAGCACTACTCGGTCATACCGCTCGGCCCGCGGTCCGGGCTGATTACCTGGGTCGACCATACCGTGCCCATCTTTTCGCTCTACAAGAAGTGGCAGCAGCGCGAAGCGCTGCAGAAGAAGGAGGGCAAGGGTGCCGGGAGCAGTGCGACGCTGCGCCCATCGGAGCTGTTCTACAA cAAACTGACGCCCCTGCTGCAGAGCCACGGGCTGAAGGCGAACGCGAGCCGGCGCGAGTGGCCGCTGCCGGTGCTGAAGCAGGTGCTGGCCGAGCTGCAGCAGGAAACGCCCCGCGACCTGCTGGCGAAGGAGCTGTGGTGCCACAGTGCGACCGCGTCCAGCTGGCGGCAGGTCATCCGCAGCTACTCGCTGTCGCTCGCGGTGATGAGCGTGATCGGGTACATCATCGGGCTGGGCGACCGGCACCTGGACAACGTGCTGGTCAAGCTGGCGACCGGCGAGATCGTGCACATCGACTACAACGTTTGCTTCGAGAAGGGCAAAACGCTGCGCGTGCCGGAGAAGGTGCCGTTCCGCATGACGCCCAACCTGGAGGAGGCGCTCGGCATGACCGGCATCGAG